Within the Phaseolus vulgaris cultivar G19833 chromosome 9, P. vulgaris v2.0, whole genome shotgun sequence genome, the region TTAAATGCACCAACATTGATGAATGATTGCAGCTTCAGGATGCCTCAGACGTCAAGCATACTCCGGCACAGGAGACAAAGATTGAAGAAATTGACAAGGAAGAACAAGAGGTGGTAGCAGGAGAAGATAATAGCAGCAAAAGTAGCTGAAAATTAAATGGCCTTTAATTGGAGTATTTGCTACTCCCAGTGCTACACCCTGGAAGCTGAATGACTCTATTATTGGTAGATATTTTATGTGTTTCATTACTATTATTGGGTGTAATACAGAAATTGAATCAATGGTAAATTTCCTTTTACCCCTCCTTCTGAGACTAATCGATATTTACTTGTACAAATTGTGATATGCTTTCGTTTGCTTCTGAGTTGGCTAGTGAAGATTAAACTAAATAAACTTTTTCATATTCATAAAATGGGAAAATACATGTATTGaagtttttcataaattaaaaccAATCCATTCACCTTAGCTTTTGGCCTACATATAAGAAAGATGTATTTGTTTcagttatttaattttgtttttgggtTTCATAGTTTTTTCtatctttaaattaataaatctaAATCAATTAGTGGCCAAAtcatttcatttaaaatatctttttccATGATGATACTTGCAGTCTAGTATCAAATAAGTGGTTTTCAGGACATGGTAGATTTTGTCATAAATTTAACAATAGAAGTCTACTGATTTTAATTACTTGAGTTCCCAGGGAAAGTTTGGTTAAATCATCATTGTTTAGAAGGGTAGTCTCAAAATTGTAGTTATTACAATATAAAGTATTTATCATTAATACATAACAGTAGTAAtgtttatacttttttattcttaaagtaTGTTTTTAAAAACCAGCTTAAAAAATATGCTCTGCAAAGTCTGAACTCTTGAATATTTATTGAGTTTACCTACCATATTACTATTATAAGGTCTTAACAAGCTTACCTCATGCTCTGGAAAAGTGCAGTTTTGGATGGGAAGTGAACTATTGCTTTTGTGTAGTCCTAGTCCATCCTCCAATGCTCAGCATGGTAAAACTCTGTTGTAATTGGATTACCTAACCAGAACTCTATTACCACAAATATATCTGTTTAAAACTTTAGAGATAGAGTTTTTGTTTTCATATGGCTAATCAATAACATCAGGTAGTGTGTGAAGTCTTACCTGAATCATGTGCAAATGCATTGCTTGAGAATTGGGTTTCAATGCCATTCTCAGGTGAAAATACATGACATGCTGATTTTCCTGGTGGGAAGATTTTGATGTGGCATGTAGACACTGAAGATGAAAGAACACTGTAACCAATGTTCAAGTGGTTATGTTAAATTTGGTTATCTTGCAGTGGCTTAGATTGGACATTTTCTACCTAGATTTTGCTGCACTAACTTCCTTCATGGATTACTTGAGAACAAACTAGTCTATTACTTTCCTTGGCAATAAATTGGATGAAATGAATTGGTTTTTGTTCAAACCAGAAGTAATGAAGGCTTTTTTTCCCACTAATTCCATTTGTTATTTTCTGAaatggtgaaaaaaaaaattactgcaGAATTGAGCAAGTCGTGCATATGGATCATCATTTAGTAAAATTTGATATATATACAACttcaatataatataaaaattgaaattatatctaataattatgattagtctaattttaaaacatttttttattttaaaaatgaaattacaCCATttgcagaagaaaaaaaaacagtaatGAATGGCTCCTTTTTTTTCTCCCCCAAATCTCAAactatgaaatattaaaatggtTTAGTGACACCAACAAATACAGGGTGAATTTTATATACATAAAAGATGAGTGTTTTGTATATTCAAACCATCTTTTCTACTTTtattcttctcttttcttctcctTTCCATCTCACCAAATCGAAACACACCCTGAATACAAATCCAACTTGGGACAATAGCTAAGAAAAATTaagtgaaaattataaaatctaaaaagATGGTAATATTTCATGAAAATATATGATAGAAATGTTAATTGATGTATGAAGTTAAGAAAGTTGcaaaaaataatgttatctATAAGCATAAGAAATAGCTTCctataaacaaacaaacaaagtaATATGttgaaaatgaaacaaaagtgAAGTAGTATATTTGTAAGACACAATGTAATTGATACATTCACAATTCACATTTTTATACCACTATATTACAACTCTTAatcttattatttaatattttttatattatttaattacaaactTACTCTTTATTACATACATTTATTTCTAAACCCAtcactaaaaaattatataaatcaaaGAGTTATCCAAACATCATTTTCCTAAAACAAATAATGCAAGCATAGAGAAAGAAACAGTGAGTAgctataaaaataaagtaagtagctataaaaataaagtaagaaTCACTATTTTTCATTGTATCCTACTCTTCTTTTAacattgagaaataaaaatgaaagaaggAAGAAGGTTGTAGAATGATGCAGTAGCAGAGTGTGCTCTTCTGTCACTGTCACATTATACTTTGATAGCCATTCATCTTTGCCTGCACACTTTGCTCCCCAAGAGAGTGCACACTTCCAAGTACATTCTTGGCATTTTcccttctttctttttctctttctcttcttccaaCTCTCCAATCCCTTCAATCCTTCAATTCTTCCACTTCCCTCTCTCAATGGATACAAAACCTTCTCAACTTGCTTCACAACCTTTCAACTATCAGGTACTACTACTACTAccacaacaactaatgcatGTGTAATCTCAGTTTTTTGTTCTGCAGAAACTAATTGTTCAACTCTCTTTTGTTCTCCTAGACAtggttcttgaaagtttcaATCCACTGTGAAGGTTGCAGGAGGAAAGTAAAGAAAGTTCTGAAGAGCATTGATGGTACTATATCACACTTCTTTCAACAAAAAGTAAATTTACACCAAAAAACTATGAAAGTAGTACTAGTCTACAAATATATGGTAGAAAAACATAACACAAATCCAGCttcaaatttcatttatttcaaCTCCTTTTTCGTACACTTGTTTTCTATTCTGCAGAGAGCATTCTTCTTTTCCCATGCAGAAGTATTACACTGTTGTTGTTATTACTCCCACTCCCACATACATAACATTCTGAACCAGGAAACAAGAAAATGTCACAGATCCCACATTCTCTAACGAAAGGGACAAAACAGTGTATATTACCGAACTAGGATAACTTTATTACGAATTAAATTACTttcaattctaaagtaaagttcCATTTTGTAGGTGTTTTCACTGCAACAATAGACCCACAGCAGAACAAAGTAACAGTCACTGGAAATGTTGCTTTGGAGACCCTTCTCAAGAAGCTGGTCAGAGCCGGGAAACAAGCCGAGATTTGGCCGGAGAATGAAGGAAAAATCTCCGGCAAAGGgctgaagaagaagaagaagaaggatgaAGCAAGAGAGCCACAGAGTGTGGAAAAACACAAGGGAACTGAAAATGCTTCTGCCAAGTGTAACAGTGAGAACAAAAGCAGCAGCAACAACTCGCCGGAGAAGTGCTCCTCCGGTGACCAGATGCCGTCGAAGGGTGGTCGGAGCGAAGGTGGTGGCGGCGCtgctaagaagaagaagaattttttttgcCAGAGTGGTTTGAGTTCAGTGGAAGCAGCTACTGGTGCACCTGCACACACTGGATTGCAGTTTCAGGATTTTGTGGGCCCAGTGAATGTGGACCCTACACGTCAGCATTCGCTTTTCTATCCAGAAAGTGGTGTTGCAGCTTATAACAGATTGTATCCTTGTTACTACTTTCCATCCTCACCCTACACGTGTGCTGGTCTAGACCAAGATGGCCATCACTTTCAATCAGCACCGTTGGTTTCATTTGAGATCTTCAGTGATGAAAATGTTAATGGGTGTTCTGTTATGTGATACTTGAAAGTGAAGACATTGTGGCACTATggatattattattactattattattattattattattattattattattatttcttagaTAGTTTGAAAATCCTATTGCAGTTGCAAAGTTCACATTTTCTTAAGCATGAAAATAAGAAGTAAaagattgtaatttttttcctcCAATGTCAGTTTGCAGATTTGAATTACTCTTTTTAatgcattttatttatttgatccATTACCATTAGTTTAGAAATGAGATTTTATGAAATAAGGAATGGAACATGTAATTTTACCCTTGGAATGTTTTTTCACACTTTTTAGTGCATTTATAAGATTTGCTATAACAAATTGTTATTCACATTCAAAACTAAgggtaaaacaatttttttttattagcaaaaaCAAAATCCTACTATTACcgtattttatttaagaattaaatatgtttttcgttCTTATactataatatgaaattaaattttttattcttagttCAAACTTTAGACCTACTGAATTTTTgtagtaagaaaattattaaaataagtttgtATTGAGATTTTTATTACATAACAAACAAATCTCAAATCTCAAGCATAGACGAATTATAATATCGTAACATATACGTTATTGATGAGTCAGCATGAAATATTTTAGCATTTTAGTTCATAATCAGTTTGCCGCATAACAAAAACAGATAATAACCAATTCCAATAGTTTTCTTATTATAAGTATCCAGTAGACTAAAGTTTGATTTAGTAACAAAACCTTTTTCATATAAAAGCAGATGgccaaaaacatatttaaatttttatttaaagaaaataatacaCAGACGTCTAAAAATTATGTTGAAAAGAGTTTCAAAACttaaaaaactgttttggtgACATTTCCAATGTTTAGTTTTAGCTTTGCTTAAGCACCAAATTGCAAATCATGGCCTAATGTGGCCCCTTTGTAGTCATATATGTTATGCATATACAATTTCAGGAGAAGAACATTCTCTAATGGTAACAACAAAAAGTGCATATTCCCTTCAAAGTTAGAGTGCATTATGGAGGAATAGGGATCTCTTATCAAAGTCTATGATCATCAGCAAAAGGATAAGGCCAAAGATAACCCAGGAAAAAAAATTGTCCTATACAAAGCACAGTACTTTAGAAAAGCTGTTTCAACAAAGTTGGAGCAGTAGAAAGAAGCAGCATATGGATTATATAAATGGAATAAATTGAAAGATGACATTTCTGTGGATGATTTAGGAGGTTGTGCATTTTGAATACACAAGAGAGAATAGAAAAACTGAAAAGAAA harbors:
- the LOC137821037 gene encoding heavy metal-associated isoprenylated plant protein 35-like, coding for MDTKPSQLASQPFNYQTWFLKVSIHCEGCRRKVKKVLKSIDGVFTATIDPQQNKVTVTGNVALETLLKKLVRAGKQAEIWPENEGKISGKGLKKKKKKDEAREPQSVEKHKGTENASAKCNSENKSSSNNSPEKCSSGDQMPSKGGRSEGGGGAAKKKKNFFCQSGLSSVEAATGAPAHTGLQFQDFVGPVNVDPTRQHSLFYPESGVAAYNRLYPCYYFPSSPYTCAGLDQDGHHFQSAPLVSFEIFSDENVNGCSVM